A region from the Papaver somniferum cultivar HN1 unplaced genomic scaffold, ASM357369v1 unplaced-scaffold_98, whole genome shotgun sequence genome encodes:
- the LOC113346183 gene encoding uncharacterized protein LOC113346183, with amino-acid sequence MEMLVVFKRGKSMSRELLKETIAILNYIVCDIIIMVTTRQIFPCDRRVISLWLRDKVEDGGKWSELVSILKTQLEVIILIYCSGVDGHSSGKMLDRASVVLFITFLRMSLTGADNVLDLNLANLVTINFQQPKALSVEEGKNLEPHISKEKVIFSRKEEFYVLEVGVSLGIQLYMYTNQKEENVKIPILASTDVDFDDSGLGFLMFWALQGKLAFIVSLSPNGRYWACHVLAVVKAQFSSLRTRMI; translated from the coding sequence ATGGAAATGCTGGTTGTGTTCAAGAGAGGTAAGAGCATGTCAAGAGAATTGTTGAAAGAAACTATAGCAATTCTGAACTATATCGTGTGTGATATTATCATTATGGTCACTACTCGACAAATCTTTCCTTGTGATAGACGAGTAATATCTTTGTGGTTGCGAGACAAGGTTGAAGATGGTGGTAAATGGAGTGAGCTGGTCAGTATATTAAAGACTCAGTTGGAGGTTATTATACTCATCTACTGTTCAGGTGTTGATGGCCATAGCAGTGGGAAAATGTTAGATCGTGCTTCAGTAGTACTTTTCATTACATTCTTGCGAATGAGTTTAACTGGTGCTGACAATGTTTTGGATTTGAACTTGGCGAACCTTGTGACAATTAACTTCCAGCAGCCGAAAGCCTTATCTGTGGAGGAAGGTAAGAATCTTGAGCCTCATATCAGCAAAGAAAAAGTTATCTTTTCCAGGAAAGAGGAGTTTTATGTATTAGAAGTGGGGGTCTCTCTGGGTATACAACTCTATATGTATactaatcaaaaagaagaaaacgTGAAGATACCCATTCTTGCCTCAACTGACGTAGATTTTGATGATAGTGGGCTTGGCTTTCTAATGTTCTGGGCCCTACAAGGAAAACTAGCGTTCATTGTTTCATTATCTCCTAATGGGCGTTACTGGGCATGTCATGTACTTGCTGTGGTTAAGGCTCAgttctcatccttgaggacaaggatgatttga
- the LOC113346190 gene encoding uncharacterized protein LOC113346190, whose amino-acid sequence MLVATSSDSFQRLLNYIGSNNYHLVLLNATSYAISEAVVPVKTSQGDSEDCNTLIPGRVFDRGRRLESIGNSSKVFLNTLTSGVCFLMGSSRMNEYTGNFVYEQLNNSKVFTVTNNELSSVKCVVFCSLDCARTLFDRGKDMEAIER is encoded by the exons ATGTTAGTTGCAACAAGTTCAGATTCATTTCAAAGATTACTTAACTACATTGGAAGTAATAATTATCATCTGGTTCTTTTGAATGCAACTAGTTATGCAATTAGTGAAGCTGTAGTACCTGTGAAAACATCTCAAGGAGATAGTGAAGATTGTAACACATTGATTCCTGGAAGGGTATTTGATCGGGGAAGACGGCTAGAATCGATTGGGAATAGTTCTAAAGTCTTCTTAAATACTCTTACTTCTGGTGTGTGTTTTCTTATGGGGTCATCCCGGATGAATGAGTATACTGGGAATTTTGTTTATGAACAGCTTAACAACTCAAAGGTGTTCACTGTCACCAACAACGAATTGTCAAGTGTTAAGTGTGTTGTTTTCTGTAGCCTTGATTGTGCTAGAACATTATTCGATCGTGGCAAGGATATGGAAGCTATTGAGAG GTAG